In Betaproteobacteria bacterium, the genomic stretch GTAGCTCTGGTCTTTCGAGGCATCGGCGGCCCTGAGCAGTTCGAAGCGCCCGTCGACCTCCCGGACTCCGGCATAGTGGCCGGTGGCGATGTGGTCGGCGCCCAGCGCAAGGGCGTGATCGAGAAACGCCTTGAACTTGATCTCGCTGTTGCAGAGGATGTCCGGATTGGGCGTGCGCCCGGCACGATATTCGTCGAGGAAAAGGCGGAAGACGCGGTCGCGGTATTCCGCCGCGAAGTTCACCGCCTCCACATCGATGCCGATCACGTCGGCCACGGACACGGCGTCGACGAGGTCTTCGCGCGACGTGCAGTATTCGTCGGTATCGTCGTCTTCCCAGTTCTTCATGAACAAGCCGATCACCTCGTGGCCTTCCTCCTTGAGGAGCCACGCAGCCACGGCGGAATCCACGCCGCCGGAGAGGCCAACGATGACCTTGCTCTTCTTCATGACCCGGAAATGCGGACGACGGGCTCCACGCTGACGGCCTGCCGTTTCATGGATAGTGCCTGAGCAGCGAGAGATCGAATCGCCGGCCGGCGAGATAGTCGTCGATGCACTGCAGGATCAGCGGACTGCGATGCCGGGACGCCGTGGCGCGGATTTCATCGGGCGTCATCCAGACAGCGCGCAGGATGCCTTCGTCCAGGCGCCGATCCGCGTCGTGGGACAGCACGCGACCGGCGAAGGCGAAGCGCAGATAGACGAGATCGCGCTGCGGATGCGGCCAGCGATAGACGCCGATGAGGTGCTCGATGGCGACGTGATGGCCGGTTTCCTCCAGCGATTCGCGCACGGCGCCTTCCACGAGCGATTCGTTGCGCTCAAGGTGCCCGGCAGGCTGGTTGAAGCGGATGCCGTCCTCGGTCTGTTCCTCGACGAGCAGAAAACGGCCTTCGCGTTCGAGCACGGTGGCCACGGTGACATGCGGAGCCCAGGGCACGTTCAACCTCCCAATCCCGGAAACAATTCCTGCAATCCCTTCGCGATGAATTCCACGGCCAGTGCCGCCAGCGTGAGTCCCATGAGGCGCGTGATGATGTTCATTCCGGTGGTGCCGAGGCGGTGAGCCAGACGTGCGGCGAGCCGCAGCACGGCCCAGAC encodes the following:
- a CDS encoding NUDIX hydrolase; protein product: MPWAPHVTVATVLEREGRFLLVEEQTEDGIRFNQPAGHLERNESLVEGAVRESLEETGHHVAIEHLIGVYRWPHPQRDLVYLRFAFAGRVLSHDADRRLDEGILRAVWMTPDEIRATASRHRSPLILQCIDDYLAGRRFDLSLLRHYP